The nucleotide sequence GCATCGACTTCGACCGGCTCCCCCTCTACGGCATTGACTCCGGCCAGTTCGCCGCCCACCTCTATCGATCCGGCCTCGTCGCTCATTGCCGTTTCTGCCGCCCGCACTCCACTCGATGGATCGCCTTTCACAGCTGCTACGACTTCGCCTATCTCATCAAGGTGCTGGGGTTCGGCCGGCCTCTGCCCGACACCCTGGAAGAGTTCCTCGGCCTGGTGAACTTGCTCTTCGGAGAGACTGTGGATCTCAAGCACATTATGCGCGGCTGCAAGGGTCTCTCCGGCGGGCTGGAGAGAGTGGCGAGTACCCTCGGGGTGCCACGCCAAGCTGGGAAGTCGCATCAAGCTGGATCAGATAGCTTGGTGACCTGCCAAGTCTATCTGAAGATGAAGCGGAGGTTCTTCGACGACCAAGACGCCAAGGTGGCCTGCCATCGCGGCATCATCTACGGCCTACAAGCCTGCTGAATTCCTCCTTCGTTCTTGGAGTTTGTCAACGCAGCGCAGTGAAGGTCGTCGATTCTCAAAGCAAGTCAACTCAAATatgatctttctctttttctttgtgc is from Musa acuminata AAA Group cultivar baxijiao chromosome BXJ3-8, Cavendish_Baxijiao_AAA, whole genome shotgun sequence and encodes:
- the LOC135644163 gene encoding probable CCR4-associated factor 1 homolog 11; translated protein: MSSQRGGGGGGRQYLVVRSVWAWNLEYEFSIIASLVDRFSYVAFDTEFPGFLYRTRRPHRLLPPSLRYALLKANVDKMELVQLGLTLFDAFGGLPDIGTGGRVGFVWEFNFREFDVRRDLHAPDSVDLLRSSGIDFDRLPLYGIDSGQFAAHLYRSGLVAHCRFCRPHSTRWIAFHSCYDFAYLIKVLGFGRPLPDTLEEFLGLVNLLFGETVDLKHIMRGCKGLSGGLERVASTLGVPRQAGKSHQAGSDSLVTCQVYLKMKRRFFDDQDAKVACHRGIIYGLQAC